The segment GCGCTCGAGCGCAGTCGCCGGTATGACCGGATTTCTGGCCATGATGGCGCTGCAAACCCTCCTGGTGTTCTAGTTTCATCCGTTCGGGTTGCCCGATAACTTTGCGCACTGGCGGATGGCACACATAAATCTGTTTCCTTCCCATTGATCGAAGCTTGAGTGCCTTGTGCGTAGAAACCGCAGCGTTGCCCGTTGTGTTTTATGATTCATGCGACAGCAGAACGAGGGCTTTTTCAACGAGGCCTTTGCGATACGCGCCGGAAAGCCACCCGTTGCGGGCGATCCGCAAGGTACTCGAGCCCTGATAGAAACGCGCTCTGGTCAGCAGCGTCTCTGGATCATCTTCGCTTTTCTGCCGGGCACAATATCGCTGGTGAAGGATTTCTTCCATTCTGGCGATTTCCTGCTGGTTGCCGCCCTGCTGTGCGACGGCGTGCGATACCTCCGCCATCAAACGACCCAGGTCGGCTGCGGGATCGGCCACTTTGGCGCGTTCCCAGTCGATGGCGACAACCCCGCCATCTTTGGGGAAGACGAAGTTGGTGCTCGTTGCGTCGCCATGCGTCAGGCACGGATGAAAGGTCGACATGAAGGGGTATGCCTGCCAGGCGTCGATCAGACGCGAGAGGTTTCGACGTAAGAGCGGGTGTCGTTTTAACACCCCGTGTTTGCTGAGCGTGTTAACGACGCTCCGCGCCTTCTCTGCTGCCGGATCGAAGTGGGGCACTTCGTTCGTGCGCCGGCCGAGACGATGAAGTTTCTCCAAAAAATCGACCGTGCTTTCCAACGCAGGCTGCAGTATTCCAGGATGGCTCCGGCGGATGGCAATCGTGTCTTCCAGCGTCAATCCGTCGACATGCTCCAGCAGCAGTACGCCGCGAAAGACCCCCAACGGCAGCACGGCACGCATCGAGCGGTCGCCTCGGAAGATCTCGCAAGCAATTTTGTTGTAGTGGATTTCACGGTTGGCATACTTCTCGGCCTCGAACCCCGTCTTGACCGAATAGAATTTCGCCACGATGGTTCTGAGCGTTGTCATCTCGCGGTAGATGAAAACGGCGGACGACAAGCGGGCAGCCTGCCACTCTCGAATCGCAGCAGTGCGCTTCAAGATTTCGATGCTGATGAAATGTTCCAGGGCTTCAGTACCCGAGGGAATGAACCAATCGCTGACGTTCTGGTCGGAACGTGAGGGCGGGGGAAGGATCAAGGTGGAGGATGAAGTGGTTTCCATTGAATGATTCCTCGTGGAGATTGGAAGGGAATTATTCCGATCGACTTCGCTTCCTCGCTCCGGTGTGAGAAATTCCAGGCATACGCAGCTTCATTTTTTTCCCGCGTTCATCGGAACGGAATACAAACTTTCCGAACGCTCGATCAGCACGCAGGAAACGCGCACCGGGCACGTTTCGCAGACCGTCTGTGCCGGACGTTCAACGAGTTTTCCCATGTGTAACAACTGATTGATCATGCCCTCGACGATGGAGGGTTCTTTCTCCAACCTGCGTGAAATTTCTTCCAGGCAAAGCCCTTGCGGAGAAGTCTTGCATGCTTCCAGGATATCGGTCAACATCTTGGCAGTCCATACCGGTGCTAAGCGAATCCCAACAAGCGGCCACCCTGGTAAACAAGCGTCGCCATCATCCAGGCCACGCCTGTCTGCCAGATCGCAGCGAAGAGCGCCCATCTCCAACCGAATTCGCTGCGGATCGTCCCCAGAGTCGCCACACAGGGAACATAGAGCAGCACGAACACGAGGAACGCCAGTGCGGACAATGGAGTAAATACCTGCTGCAAAGCTGACCCCAGCTGTGTATCTTCCGCTGCCGGTCCGGCTTCTTTGAAGAGGGGTACACCCGGCGTAAACAACTCAAGCAGCTGTTTTCCCGCCTCTCCCGTCGCCTGGACGAAACCCGAGCCAATACTCGCAAGATCCTGGCCGAAGTTCGATTCTTCGATGTCTGCCTTTGGCCGTCCCTCCCCGATGTAAATCTGGGACATGGTAGAGATCACCACCTCCTTGGCCACAAGCCCGGACACGAGCGAGCCCGCACTCTCCCAGTTTCCAAATCCTGCCGGACGAAGTACGGGCGCAATCGTTTTGCCTACTTTTCCGAACCAACTGTCGCCCATCTTCGTGACGCCCCAGGGCATGTTGAGCAGCAGCCAGATCACGACGGAGGCCGCTAAAATCACCGTCCCTGCGTTGCGGATGAATTTGCCTGTACGTGCAGCGATCTGATCCCGGAGACACTTTAGTGAAGGGAGTTGATATGGGGGCAGCTCGATGACAAATGACGTTTCGTAATCTCGTTTGAATATCGTGCGCGAGAAGATAACGCCGACGACAGCTGCGACGAACACGCCAAGAGCGTACAGGCCCCAAAGCACCCAGTTGGCACGATGGTTGAAAAAAGCCAATCCAAAAATCACGTACACGGGCATGCGTGCCGAACATGACATGAGGGGTATGAGCAGCGAGGTCAGGAGACGGTCCCGTTTATTCTCCAACGTGCGCGTGGCGTAAATGGCCGGAACGGCGCATCCGAATCCCAGGATCATGGGAACGAAGCTCTTGCCTCGCAATCCCAGGAAGCCCATGAACCGATCCATGACGACCGCGGCGCGCGCCAGGTAGCCACTGTCCTCCAGGAAGCCGATGCACAGAAACAGGAAGAACAAACCCGGGATGAAAATAAGCACGCCGCCGACGCCGGCGATCACGCCGTCCAGAATCAACCCCTGCAGCCACGCCGGTGCTCGCAGCAGCGATAAAAGCTCGGCTGCCCAACGCGTGACGGGGCCGTTGAAAGCCGCATCGATCCAATCCAGATACGGCGCGGATACATTTACCACGAGGTTGAAAACCACGTACATCACGGCGAAGAAAATCGGCAGGCTCAGCAACGGGTGGGTCACGATCCGATCGATGCGCTCGGAGCTGCCCTCGATGGCCGCATCGGGGCAGGGACCGATCTCTTCGACGACGTGACTTACGAACGCGTAACGCCGATCGGCGATGGCAAATTCTACTCCGTTTGGAGTCGCGTCGAGCAGGCGTTTCCGGGCAGCCTGCGTTGTTTCCAATACGGCGCTCCCACCATCCAAAGCTCTGACCCTACTGATGAGGTCGCTTTCGCCTTCTAGCAACTTGATCGCCAACCAGCGCGGATCATAAATCTGGCTGATCGCAGGATGCTGAGCGATGTTCTCGACAATGCCCCGAATTTCTGCTTCGATCTCACTGCCGTAGTCGATCTTGAACTGCGTTTCTCTCTGCCGGACGATCACGAGGGGACCTTCTTCCACGGCACCGGCTCGTTCGTCTCTGCGAGGCTCATGATTTCCTCTCGCAGCTTACCCAATCCTTCGCGCCGTTTGGCGCACATTGGAATCACTGGGGTATCACCGAGATACTTCGATAAACCATTTTCATCGATCTCATAATCCAGGCTTCGAACCCGATCCGACATGTTGAGGGCCAATATCATCGGCACTTGAAGCTCGAGTACCTGGACCACGAGGTACAGATTGCGCTCCAAGTTGGTCGCGTCGACCACCGCCACGACCACATCTGGTTTTTCGAACAGGATGTAGTCGCGGGCGATGATCTCCTCTTCCGAGTATGCGGTGAGGCTGTATGTGCCGGGAAGATCCGTCACCTCGATTTCCTTGCCTCGAAAACGGAATAAGCCTTGCTTGCACTCGACGGTCTTTCCCGGCCAGTTACCGACGTGTTGCCGCGATCCGGTGAGCGCGTTGAATAAAGTCGTCTTTCCGGCGTTGGGATTCCCAACCAGCGCAATTTTCAAGTCTGCCATGCGAACGTCATCTCGTTATTACCGCGAATGTCCACTTTCTCGTTTTTCACAAAGGAATTACTGCTCTGTATCATCCTCGTCCGGCATCGTTTGCAGTACGTTCAACAAGATATCCACCCAGCGCGCCCGAGAACCACGATGGAACCGCTTGCCCCGCAACCGTCGTCCCCTTCGATTGCGCCACGCCCGGCGGCCTCGTTTTGATTCGGGTCTGCCACAGACAGGGCGCGCCAAAATCCGATGCGCCGTCCGGCGATCGACGGCTATTTTACTGCCGCGCACGCGGATGATTAAAGGCTGACCATGTATGCAGCTCAGCACGACGACACGGGTATGAGGCAGCAAACCCAGGTCTGCCAGGCGTTGGCCGAATTTGTGGTTGGCATGAACGTCGACCAGTTCAACGATTGCGCCTTCCCACATCTGGTCCAGAGGCATAGTCTGGTCGTGCTTCACGCCGCAGCCTCCACGAATTTTTTCTCGCGCTTCAACATGATTTGCTGTGCCATCTTGCGTCCCAGCGCATGCACGTTCTCGCCCAGGCGGATCGATATTGGGCCGTCGAAGGGGGCGATCTCTTCCACGGTAAGTCTCTCTCCGGGTTTGATGCCACGCGCAGCGAGATACGCACACAAGATGTCGTAGTCGTCGTTCGGCAGGATACGCAGAATCACGCCCGACTCGCCCGCCGCGAAATCGAGAAGTTGTTCTCCCGCGACCCGCGGCATCTTCCCCTCGGAATCGGGAATCGGATTTCCGTGTGGACAAGTCTGCGGATGTTCAAGGAAGTCGGCGAGCGCCTCAATGACGTCGTCGTCCACCGCATGCTCCAATCGACAGGCATGTTCGTTTACGCTCTCCCAGGCGATGCCGAGCTTGTCTACCAAAAACCTTTCCCAAAGACGGTGGTTGCGTATCACCATGTTCGCCGTGCGCGCTCCATGTTTTGTGAGCTGCACGCCTTTGTACGGTGTATGTCGGAGCAAACCATGATCCTGTAACCGGTGGACCATCTCGCTTGCAGACACCGTCGAAATCCCCAGTCGTTCGGCGATACTGGTTATGGGTACGAGTTCACGCAGATTTGAAAGCTCGGCGATCGTCTTCAAGTACATTTCGACGCTTTCCCCAAAGGGCATCTCTTTGTTGGTCATGTCCCCGCTCCTTCTAACAGGCCAACCGTGACGTCATGTCGCACGGACATTTATACAAGGCAATCCGTATATACTCATATTAGGTCAACCTTACTTTACTAGATTTTCGGAAATTTACCAGATGACGCTCGTCATGCTGGCTGCGATCTTTCGTCATCTATGGCTGCCTGCTAATTGATGGCCCGAGGCGATATTAAATGGAATGACCTCCCGAATGGTTCGCCGGGAGGTCATCGAGATGCAAACTATGTGTTAACCGTGGCGCAGCATCACTGCACTGGGTTGCATTTCTCCGGTTGAACCGTGACTTGTGCGGATGCGCCGCCTGCGTTGAACGCCTCGACGGCGTAGGTGTATGGACCGCCGAAAGGTGGATTGTCCACGTAGCTTGTCGCGTTGGCAGAAAGAGTGGCAATCAGTGTACCGTCCCGGTAAACACGATAGCCGGTCTCGTTATCCGCTCTGTCCAACCACGAGAGTGTGATCTGGTACATCTTTGCGTTGCAGACACGGTTGAAACTCAACCGCGCCGGTACTTGCGGTGGCTCGGGCAGGATCTCCACTTCGATGGTCACGTGTGCCACTTCTTCCGCGTCGCCTGCCATCGCCAGAAGCTCGTACTGCGTCGTCTTCTTGGGACACACTTGCTGTGCACCCAGGACCTCGACCAGTTCGCCGTCCAGGAACACGTCTTCTGCGTTCTCCACCGCCCAGCGAAGGATCGTGCATTTGCCCTGCTTGATGGCGTAGCTGTCCGCGTTAAAGTTAATCGAGATTGGCGCCGGCGGCGGAGTCGGCGTTTCCGTCGGTGACCCGCCCGGTGGCGCGGGAATGTCGCCCGGATCGCCGTAGTAATCGCAGATATCGATGTCCATCGTCGTTTGACCGGCCAGGACGTCGAACTCGATCAGTGTGTGATCCGTGCAGTTCACGCTCAGGC is part of the Anaerolineales bacterium genome and harbors:
- a CDS encoding aminoglycoside phosphotransferase family protein, with the translated sequence METTSSSTLILPPPSRSDQNVSDWFIPSGTEALEHFISIEILKRTAAIREWQAARLSSAVFIYREMTTLRTIVAKFYSVKTGFEAEKYANREIHYNKIACEIFRGDRSMRAVLPLGVFRGVLLLEHVDGLTLEDTIAIRRSHPGILQPALESTVDFLEKLHRLGRRTNEVPHFDPAAEKARSVVNTLSKHGVLKRHPLLRRNLSRLIDAWQAYPFMSTFHPCLTHGDATSTNFVFPKDGGVVAIDWERAKVADPAADLGRLMAEVSHAVAQQGGNQQEIARMEEILHQRYCARQKSEDDPETLLTRARFYQGSSTLRIARNGWLSGAYRKGLVEKALVLLSHES
- a CDS encoding FeoC-like transcriptional regulator, whose product is MLTDILEACKTSPQGLCLEEISRRLEKEPSIVEGMINQLLHMGKLVERPAQTVCETCPVRVSCVLIERSESLYSVPMNAGKK
- the feoB gene encoding ferrous iron transport protein B gives rise to the protein MEEGPLVIVRQRETQFKIDYGSEIEAEIRGIVENIAQHPAISQIYDPRWLAIKLLEGESDLISRVRALDGGSAVLETTQAARKRLLDATPNGVEFAIADRRYAFVSHVVEEIGPCPDAAIEGSSERIDRIVTHPLLSLPIFFAVMYVVFNLVVNVSAPYLDWIDAAFNGPVTRWAAELLSLLRAPAWLQGLILDGVIAGVGGVLIFIPGLFFLFLCIGFLEDSGYLARAAVVMDRFMGFLGLRGKSFVPMILGFGCAVPAIYATRTLENKRDRLLTSLLIPLMSCSARMPVYVIFGLAFFNHRANWVLWGLYALGVFVAAVVGVIFSRTIFKRDYETSFVIELPPYQLPSLKCLRDQIAARTGKFIRNAGTVILAASVVIWLLLNMPWGVTKMGDSWFGKVGKTIAPVLRPAGFGNWESAGSLVSGLVAKEVVISTMSQIYIGEGRPKADIEESNFGQDLASIGSGFVQATGEAGKQLLELFTPGVPLFKEAGPAAEDTQLGSALQQVFTPLSALAFLVFVLLYVPCVATLGTIRSEFGWRWALFAAIWQTGVAWMMATLVYQGGRLLGFA
- a CDS encoding FeoB small GTPase domain-containing protein, encoding MADLKIALVGNPNAGKTTLFNALTGSRQHVGNWPGKTVECKQGLFRFRGKEIEVTDLPGTYSLTAYSEEEIIARDYILFEKPDVVVAVVDATNLERNLYLVVQVLELQVPMILALNMSDRVRSLDYEIDENGLSKYLGDTPVIPMCAKRREGLGKLREEIMSLAETNEPVPWKKVPS
- a CDS encoding FeoA family protein, giving the protein MKHDQTMPLDQMWEGAIVELVDVHANHKFGQRLADLGLLPHTRVVVLSCIHGQPLIIRVRGSKIAVDRRTAHRILARPVCGRPESKRGRRAWRNRRGRRLRGKRFHRGSRARWVDILLNVLQTMPDEDDTEQ
- a CDS encoding metal-dependent transcriptional regulator, giving the protein MTNKEMPFGESVEMYLKTIAELSNLRELVPITSIAERLGISTVSASEMVHRLQDHGLLRHTPYKGVQLTKHGARTANMVIRNHRLWERFLVDKLGIAWESVNEHACRLEHAVDDDVIEALADFLEHPQTCPHGNPIPDSEGKMPRVAGEQLLDFAAGESGVILRILPNDDYDILCAYLAARGIKPGERLTVEEIAPFDGPISIRLGENVHALGRKMAQQIMLKREKKFVEAAA